One part of the Ornithodoros turicata isolate Travis chromosome 2, ASM3712646v1, whole genome shotgun sequence genome encodes these proteins:
- the LOC135386017 gene encoding uncharacterized protein LOC135386017, which produces MSAELEKLIAAGRSLGVPEGELRLWVNEQVTLDRERKAAEREARAEERTARAAEREAEERLLLAEERVLSLRAQVQASGVNVNGDPSRTPSRNGDGNGFRPGMQKAMPVFDEKRDDLDAYLHRFEVVASGLGWPRDQWATALSLSLAGEALAVFGRLSAEDSNSYEKLSAALLQSFRYTPEGFREKFRSCVPDKKETAVQFGARLSHLFDKWVATSKTTKDFKSLRDLILREQFVNRCTSALAVFLKEGECNTLDELCQRADWYLEAQGLRGMGRTASDPHSDGADSTPKGSGSVKPPICVLCGRAGHKASDCRVSPRRREKGSCWTCGDVGHHARNCGKRARDIDKQGRAACVSRAGDTNEESPERESDQPHTEPKMVVDMVQACGGVGLVGELPSCVGFLGGRKIEVLRDTGSNMVLVRRSLVAEEQLTGDNCTVYLADNTQRSWPEARIDLHTPYLEGIVSAYCVDRPLFDVMIGNVPGVRTVKTITEPPQVEQLDSTAQGGEPSAEGVAGVVTRGQTRQARRSRPPLKVPECMDKEDRCFDAKPGRYATANT; this is translated from the exons ATGAGCGCAGAGCTAGAGAAACTTATAGCGGCGGGTCGTTCATTGGGAGTACCCGAAGGCGAGCTTCGTCTGTGGGTGAACGAGCAGGTGACCCTAGATAGGGAGCGGAAGGCTGCAGAGAGGGAGGCTAGGGCGGAAGAGAGAACCGCGAGAGCTGCGGAGCGGGAGGCAGAAGAGCGATTGTTGCTGGCGGAGGAAAGGGTTTTGTCCCTTCGGGCTCAAGTGCAGGCGTCGGGAGTCAATGTCAATGGTGATCCCTCTCGTACTCCATCTAGGAATGGAGATGGGAATGGCTTTCGGCCGGGTATGCAGAAAGCCATGCCGGTGTTCGATGAGAAGAGGGATGACCTGGATGCATACCTGCACAGGTTTGAGGTAGTGGCATCCGGTTTGGGGTGGCCGCGTGACCAGTGGGCCACGGCTCTTAGTTTGTCGCTAGCGGGAGAGGCCTTGGCTGTTTTCGGGCGGTTGTCTGCAGAGGACTCGAACAGCTATGAAAAGCTTAGCGCTGCGTTGTTGCAGAGTTTCCGGTATACTCCTGAAGGGTTTAGAGAGAAGTTCAGAAGTTGCGTGCCTGACAAAAAGGAAACTGCAGTCCAGTTCGGAGCACGGTTAAGCCATTTGTTCGACAAGTGGGTAGCGACATCCAAGACTACTAAAGATTTTAAGAGTCTTCGAGATTTGATACTCCGTGAGCAATTTGTTAATCGGTGTACTTCGGCTCTAGCAGTGTTCCTGAAGGAAGGAGAGTGTAATACGTTGGATGAACTCTGCCAACGGGCTGACTGGTACCTGGAGGCACAGGGATTGCGAGGTATGGGCCGCACCGCATCAGACCCCCATAGTGATGGAGCAGATAGTACGCCGAAGGGCAGTGGGAGTGTTAAGCCCCCCATCTGTGTATTGTGTGGTAGGGCAGGACATAAGGCGTCCGACTGCCGGGTGTCCCCGAGACGGCGGGAGAAAGGCTCATGTTGGACATGTGGTGACGTGGGCCACCACGCACGTAACTGTGGGAAAAGGGCGCGTGACATTGATAAGCAGGGTCGAGCTGCGTGTGTGTCACGTGCGGGAGATACTAATGAGGAATCCCCGGAACGGGAATCGGATCAACCCCATACAGAGCCCAAGATGGTAGTGGATATGGTTCAGGCCTGTGGAGGTGTCGGGCTTGTGGGAGAACTACCATCGTGCGTAGGTTTTCTAGGGGGGAGAAAAATCGAGGTGTTGAGGGACACAGGGAGTAATATGGTGCTGGTGCGCCGTAGCCTGGTCGCGGAGGAGCAGTTGACTGGGGACAACTGCACAGTGTACTTGGCCGACAACACGCAACGTAGCTGGCCAGAGGCGCGGATAGACCTGCATACTCCATATCTAGAGGGCATAGTATCAGCGTATTGTGTTGATCGACCTTTGTTCGATGTGATGATAGGCAATGTGCCGGGGGTGCGGACCGTAAAGACCATCACGGAGCCGCCCCAGGTTGAACAGTTGGACAGTACGGCACAAGGAGGGGAACCCTCTGCGGAAGGGGTGGCTGGTGTGGTTACAAGGGGCCAGACCAGGCAGGCTCGCCGATCACGTCCACCACTTAAGGTACCGGAGTGCATGGACAAAGAG GACAGATGCTTCGATGCAAAGCCTGGGCGCTATGCTACTGCAAACACATGA